The Labeo rohita strain BAU-BD-2019 unplaced genomic scaffold, IGBB_LRoh.1.0 scaffold_2753, whole genome shotgun sequence genomic interval aaggaccgagttggtaaaatgatccgaacttcccatcactaatgtTTGTTGGGTTGGTTCTTCAGCAGTTTGAGaacatcagcatttatttatagcGCACCCTATCGGGTACATGTAGCGCTTTTATTGCAAAGGACATTTTTTGCTTTACACGCTAAGCAATCATTTGCATATCACATGTGTGTAATAATGTACACATCTATGTATtcgatatttattttatttaaataagatacaaacaaacaatgcagtacaaaaaaggggaaaaaatgtcaaaaaaggcaaaaaagagagacagaaatgtatgtaaatcAGCGTCAGAGTCCTTATGAGCGGAACATTTAATCCAGTAGATACGATATTTGATCAGCGTTTTTTGGCGACATTTGAATACACAGGTTCTGGCATTGATttctacaaacaaaaaatacagtcaatctgatgcaacagtgttaaaatttttatttatttattttaaaccagAGTGAATGTGCAGACCAACATTTACGAGACCTGCGAGTTTCTGTAAAATAATCCATttgcctaaaaaaaactcacagtCTTGAAACAAAGTAGTAGAACTGAACAGAATTTGAGGAACAGGAGTTGCCTTCCTTAATTTTTAACTCCTTAAAGTTTACTAGTAGGCGTTTACAAATCAGGCGGTGAATCACTGTTTTGCATCCCCATCCCACTAAACATTGGACGTCGgatagacgtgcagatcatgtctatattgggtCCGTCGGTCCATGACCAATTATGGACATCTATTCGACGTCCAAACTAGGTCCACTATTTGGACGTCTATCCATTACCCAACTTGGACGTCATTTGGACGTCTATGGCAGTtgcagtaaatgtgttttacaaaATAGAGCCTATCAAcatgattatatatatgaatacagattatttataaacaaacaagattTATTATCTGTATTACTATTTAACAACCCCATCAATGGACGGAAATTGGACGTCCAAAAATGACATGGAAAAGACGTCACTACGACGTCACATGGTGGTAAATAAGAGTCGTGATTAAGAAGCCACAAGGCACTACTTTCTCATCAAATCATCCCGAAGACAGCAAACACAGAAGTTTACCGTTTTAACTGGCCATGAACAAAAAGCTACTCTCTCTTCaagaaaaaacttacattttacagaaaaaaaaaaaaaaatgtaatgtaataaaaatgatgaatGCTGACTGAGGATGACATACTAAATGAAACTAATTTGGTttatggtgagtaaattaagactatttttgtatttttggataAGCTAATTGAATATAATACTAATTTaccaataattataaaatacaatggTAATGTGTGCTAAATTAATTGCATATTAGTATTTACACTGACACAAACAATGACTACATGACCAAGGCCGATCACCCACATCTGTTTACCGACTGTTGTAAATTgtatacacataaataaataaaataaaataaaataagtccaaCTACATAAAATGATGACACTCAATCATGACTGAAACAGACTCTTACATCACAGACATAAATAATCTTACCATTTTTCGTGCAGTTGGTTTACAAAGTGCTGAATCAGTTCTGGTCTCTGCTACATTAACAATAATCACAGATGTGTTAAAGCAACAAAGGGtttaatattatacaaaaaagTGTGCCttaaaaagctaaatatttcAACATAGGATATGACTGCTTTCTGTACTGACCTGTTTGTctacattttttgcatatgCAGAAGATCATGGCTGCAGCTACAATCAACAGAGATCCAGCAGCAGCAGAAAGCAACACTATGTACAATACAGGTAGACCTTGATCTGTAATGGACAGTTCTGTAATAGATAAAATTACACTGTGTAAAAAATCACTGTGTAGCAGGTACAGTAAAtcaatattaatatcattatacCTGAACATGGCCCACAGAGTTTGTTGATGTCTAGATGTTGAGTCTGTTTAGTGAATGAATTGTTGATCATACAGCTGTAAGTGCTGTTATcgtgatattccacctccagaggtagagagagactgatgctgagatcagacacactgatgctggacaataaactgtttcctttgtaccaggagagagtcacatgaCTCACATTGAACACTGAACACACCAATGAACAATTCTgctttgatgatgatgatgatgatgatgatgatgataaacaTTTTGAAGAGTTTCTGCTGATGACAAGAACAGGCAGACGAGCTGAAAAACATGGGAGAATAAATAGAAACCTAGGTAAATCTAGTAAACAATCTTATTTGCGTCTCAGTGTGTTACGTGACTGTTTAGTGTGATGACAATCAGTGAGAGCCACCTTAAACTTTAAAtcgtttaatattttaatattcagttatactaaatttacagcatttgtggcataaagttgattaccacaaaaaaaaaaaaaaaaaaaaaaaaaatctaataaaataaataaataataacaaaaaacaaaaaaagagccTGTCCATAAATGTTACAATATTGTTGCAATAGTAAAAACACAATATGTAAGCAtgtggtgtaaaaaaaaaaaaataaaataaaaatacccaCTTATCACTGTAGTGTTAACTCAGCAGGCAAAACCCCATCATTTCACTTGGAATTGTGCAATCAGGAATTTAGTGAGAGGACTTAGTTCCCCTTATGGACTACACTTCCATTTCATATTGTCAATGTGCGTTACTTATCTGCTGTGACTGGCAACATGCTTGTTGCTGCAACACCTTTTAAGTCAagttgactttatttttaaagcactcTAATAGCACAGACTAAAGCAGCTTTGCAGATAGAAAGCAAATAATGTTTATGGTACAAACAGAATCATTTCTGCTGTTGTGCAGCTCCAAAGAGAAAATGGTAAATGGCCTTGTTTAGTTGAAGGCAATTCTGTTTGGGTATCGAACATGCTTGTTCTTCTAGTCTAGTCTTGTTCTAAGGGCTGTCTCGTTGTTACTGAGAACATATTGTTCCTTAAGCTTTTCAGTTATTGTAACATACTCGTTTACGTCATTGAGTAAGGACAACATGCTTGTTGCATTGAGGCAAGGCATTGAGATTTTCAGTTTGTGTTTGTTGGATATCAGCAAATGGCTTATCTATGCTAGGCTTGCCAAGAAAAGACTACTGCCAATCAAAATGGTATGCTAACTGTCAATCATTTTTGACGATAATGCACCTGATAGAATTATAACTTtaacagttactttttaaaccctaatttatttatttatttattttttttttttttggtgatgaCCATCATGCCACAAAACACCACTGATGGAGCTCGACATGTATATTccttaaataaaacaagaatatgTGCATGTTAGAATAAATAATCTGTGCTCACCATAGACAGAAACGCTGAATGTTTTTGATGTAATTTTTGCTCCACTGATCTGAACTTCATAGAATCCAGCATGTTGAGTTGTGATGTTaatgatggtcagagatccagtttgattatccagcttcagtctgtctctgaatctcccatcaggaCCATCAAATGTGGGCAACagttgcttgtttgttttaattttagcaatGAGAGACTTTTCAGTATCAAATTTCCATAATATGTAATCATCTTCATGTATTTCAGTAAGATCAGTGTTtagagtgacagaatctccctccatcactgacactgattcaccaaacacacctgataaACAAACAGATTTTACACAGATTGTAATGCTTCTGATGGTC includes:
- the LOC127160010 gene encoding T-cell surface antigen CD2-like, which codes for MFHLFVTFCLCGWHLIGVFGESVSVMEGDSVTLNTDLTEIHEDDYILWKFDTEKSLIAKIKTNKQLLPTFDGPDGRFRDRLKLDNQTGSLTIINITTQHAGFYEVQISGAKITSKTFSVSVYARLPVLVISRNSSKCLSSSSSSSSSSKQNCSLVCSVFNVSHVTLSWYKGNSLLSSISVSDLSISLSLPLEVEYHDNSTYSCMINNSFTKQTQHLDINKLCGPCSELSITDQGLPVLYIVLLSAAAGSLLIVAAAMIFCICKKCRQTGQYRKQSYPMLKYLAF